The DNA region CGCGCCGAGCACGCCGGCGCTCTCGCCCAGCGTGCTCAGGTCGATGCGGGTGCGGTCGGCGTTGATCTGCATGGTCCGCGAGAGCGCGCTGTCCCGCACGGCGTGCAGGAACACGTCGCCGGCGTCGGCGAGGCGCCCGCCGATTACCACGACCGCCGGGTTGAACAGGTTCAGCGCCGTGCTGATCGCCACGCCCAGGTGGTGCCCGGCGCCCTGCCAGATGCCGCGGGCCAGGGGATCGGTCGCGGCGTGCTGCACCAGGGCGGGCAGCGTGACCGGGGCGGGCAGCGTGGTCGCCTGCCCGCCGGCCCGCAGGTCCTCGGCGCGGGCCACGAGGACCTGCGCGGCCGCGTAGCTTTCCAGGCTGCCGGGGTTGCCGCTGCGGCCCACCGGGCCCTGCTCGTTGATGCTGATGTGCCCGATCTCCCCGGCCCCGCCGCGCACGCCGCGGTGCAGCCGCCCGCCCAGCAGCACGCCTGCGCCGATGCCGGTGGCGGCCTTCACGTAGATCAGGTCCGGCACGCCGCGGTGCGGGCCGAAGCGCGCCTCGGCCTGGGCGCCCAGGTTCGCGTCGTTGTCCACCAGGACCGCCACGCCCAGCCGGGCTTCCAGCGCCTGCTGGATGGGTTCGCCGTCCCAGCCGCGCATGTTCGGCGGCCGGACCACCCGGCCGGTCTCCTGGTCCACCGGGCCGGGCACGCCCACGCCGGCCAGGGCCACGTGCGCCTGGGGCACGCCGGCGTCGGCGAGCACCTCGCGGGCCAGCGTGCCGATCAGGTCGTAGGTGGGGGCCGGGCCGCTGAGGATGTCGTGCGGGACGCTGCGGGTCGCCAGGGTGCGGCAGCGCAGGTCCAGGGCGTCCACCCGCACGTGTGTGGCGCCCAGGTCCACGGCCAGCAGCGTGGCGGCGCGGGCGTTCAGGCTGAGCAGCGTGGCGCGCCGCCCGGCCCGGCCGCTGCCGCGCGTGTCGCCCTCCTGGACCAGGCCCACGCCGAGCAGTTCGGTGACGATGCTGCTGATCGCGCTGCGCGAGAGCCCCAGTTCCCGGGAGATGTCCACCCGCGCGCGGTCCCCTTCCCACAGCTGGCGCAGCAGCAGCAGCGTGTGCCGCGCGCGGATGGCCGCGAGGTCCAGCGTGACCGGCAGGGTGGACTGGGGGGACATGGGCAGGGGCTCTCCGGATTCGGGGAAAGAGGCGGGCGGGTGCCACCGCGCGGGCCGCACAGGACGGGCAGACCGGGCGGTCTGCGGCGGGGTGGGTTGTCGATGCGCGCATCTTGCGCCCCCGGAATTTTGTTTGTCAAACGAACGAATTAATCAGATTCAGATACGCGAAACGGGCCAGGGGTGCCCCCGGCCCGTCCTGAACTGCGCGCGGCTCAGCCCTCGGAGTCCTCGACCTTCTCCTCCGGCCCGCTGCCCTCCGGACGCAGCAGCGGGAACAGCAGCACGTCACGGATGCTGTCACTGTCGGTCAGCAGCATCGCCAGCCGGTCGATGCCGATCCCCAGGCCCCCGGCCGGCGGCATGCCGTACTCCAGGGCCAGCAGGAAGTCCTCGTCCTGCGGGTGGGCCTCGTCGTCCCCGGCGGCCTGCCGGGCACTCTGCGCCTCGAACCGCGCCCGCTGGTCGAAGGCGTCGTTCAGTTCACTGAAGGCGTTCGCCAGCTCGAAGCCCTGGCAGAACACCTCGAAGCGTTCCGTGACCGCCTCCGTGCGCGTGCGGTGCTTCTTCGCCAGCGGGCTGATCACCGCCGGGTGGTCCATCACGAACGTCGGGTTGGTCAGCAGCGGCTCCACGTGCTCCCCGAACAGCTTGTCCAGCAGCTTGTACGCCGGCACGCCGTGCCACTGCGGGTACCGCTCGTCGCAGAAGGCCTTCAGCCGGTCCAGATCCAGCGGATCGAAGTCCAGGCCCGGCACGTGCTCCCGAAGGCCCCCCAGGTAATCCACCCGCGCGAAGGGCGGCGTGAAGTCCAGCGCGCAGCCCTGGTACTCGAAGGTGTACGAGCCGTGCACCTCCATGGCCAGGCCGCTCAGCAGCTCCTCGACCAGCCGGGCGATGTCGGCATAGTCCACGTACGCCCAGTACAGCTCCAGCATCGTGAACTCCGGGTTGTGCGTCCGGTCGATGCCCTCGTTGCGGTACACCCGTCCGATCTCGTACACCTTCTCGAAGCCGCCCACCAGCAGCCGCTTCAGGTACAGCTCCAGGCTGATCCGCAGCTTGAAGTCGTGGTTCAGCGCGTTGTGGTGCGTCATGAAGGGCTTGGCCTCGGCGCCGCCGGCCGTGACCTGCAGCGTCGGGCCCTCCACCTCCATGAAGCCCCGGGCGTCCAGCTCGTTGCGGATGAAACGCAGGATGCGGCTGCGCGCCTGGAACTTCTCGCGGGCGCCCTCCGTGACCATCAGGTCCAGGTAGCGGCGCCGGGCGCGCAGTTCCTCGTCCTGCAGGCCGTGAAACTTGCTGGGGAGCGGGTGCAGGCTCTTGACCAGCGGCTGCCAGGAGGTCACGTGCAGGGTCAGCTGCCCGGTCTTCGTCACGAACGGGAAGCCCCGCACGCCGATGATGTCGCCCAGGTCGATCTTCTTCGTGGTGTCGAACGCTTCCGTGTCCGCCCGGCTGAAAAACAGCTGCATCTTCCCGAACTCGTCGGTCAGGTCCGCGAAGGCCGCCTTGCCCATGTGCCGCATCAGCGTCACGCGGCCCGCCAGGGCGTACGTCTCCTCCGGCCAGGACAGGCCTGGTTCCAGCTTGCCCTCCGCGCCGGCCGGGTGCCCGGCCAGGATGTCGCGCGCGTGATGCGTGCGGGCGTACGTGTACGGGTGGGCTTCGAACCCGGCCGCGACCTGCGCGTCCAGGTTGTTCAGTCGGCTCACGGTCTGCTCGTGCAGACCCTCGGGGCGCGGGGCGGTGGGGGCGTCATCCGGCATGCCCGCCAGTATACGGACGCCGGGGAACGGGGCGGGGCCGGCAGGCGGCACCTTCCTGCCCGCCCCCCGGCCCCGCCCGGCACCCCTCGCGGGGTCAGCCCTCGATGCTCTTGACCTTGTACTTGACCTGCTTGCCGTTGTCGAGGTTGACCACGAAGGCCTCGCCCTTCTTGCGGCCCATCAGTTCCTTGCCCACCGGGCTGTCCTCGCTGATGCGCGGCAGGCTGCCGCCCAGCACCGCCGCTTCCGGCGCGGAGACGACCTGCACCTTCATCTCGTTTTTCGCCGTCTCGTTGGACAGCACCACGATGGTGCCCAGTTCCACGCGCCCGCCGTTGCCGCCCTCGTGGTCCTCCAGGATGGTGGCGCGGGCCAGGGTGTCCTCCAGCTCGTCAATGCGGGCCTCGATCGCCATCTTCTCCCGCTTGGCGTCCTCCAGTCCGGTGTCTTCCGTGTCGGCGCTGGTTTCCATCTGCTCCTGCAGGATGCGGGTCGCTTCCGCCAGGCGCTGCTGCTCCTGCTCCAGGGTCTTCTGAAGGCGCTCGAAGCCTTCGCGCGTGAGTTTCACCTGTCTGATGGGCTGGGTCACTCTGTGTGCCTCCGTTCAGGCCGGGCGTGCTGGCCTGGAAAGTCGCGGGAAAAGGGCCGTGCCGGGATTCGAAGCTGGAATCAGCGCGCATTCTGCCACACGCACCCCCCCGCAGCAATGCAGCCCGCCCCGCCCCCGCCTACGCGGGCTGCGCCGGGCGGGTCCAGGCGCGGGTCAGCAGCGCCAGCCCCAGCAGCGCCGCCGCCCCCCCCAGGAACGCCACGGGCACCGCGCCCGCCCCGAAGCGCGCCACCAGCTGCCCCACCAGCCACGGCGCCGCCGCGCCCCCCACCGACCCCGCCACCAGCAGCGGAGGCACCCACCGCACCGGCAGGCTCGCCGTCATCCACGCCAGGGTCGTCCCGAACACCGGCGCCAGCGCCAGCCCCGCCCCCAGGCACGCCAGGGCGGCCAGCGGCTTCACGAACAGCAGCGCCGTGAACCCCAGCGCCAGCCCCGCACTCCCCAGCACCAGCGTCCCCGGCTGCCAGCGGCCCCCCACCACGCCCGCCAGCAGCCGCCCGGCGGTCATCGCCAGCCAGTACCCGCTCACGATCAGCGCCGCGCCGCCCACGCCCAGCGCCTCCAGGTACCGCGCCGCCCACGCGCCGTACCCGACCTCCAGGAACACGTACATGAACAGCAGCGCGGCAAACAGCGCGAACAGCCCCACCGACGGCCGCTGCGCCTCCACCTCCGGCCGCGCCTGAATGGCCGGCACGTTCCACACCCGGATCACCACCAGCGCCGCCGCCCCCAGCACCGCCACCGCCAGGAACGGCAGGGCCGCCACCGGAAGCGCCGCCGTGCGCCCCAGGCCCGCCACCAGCAGCGGCGCCAGCATGCTGCCCAGCCCGAAGCACGCGTTCACCAGGTTCGCATGCCGCGTACCCAGACTCCCATACGCCGAGTTCAGGCCCGCACTCACGTTCCCCAGCCCGAACCCCCCCAGCAGCGCACACGCCACCGCCAGCGGCCACGACGGCGCCAGCGCCACACCCGTCACCCCCAGCGCCAGCAGGACCAGCCCCGCCACCACGATCCGGCGCAGCGACACCCACGCCAGCAGCACCCCCACCAGCGGCGGCGCCGACGCCGACCCCAGAAAGTGAGCGCTGGCAATCACACCCACCCCTGCCGTGTCCACCCCGAACCGCTCCTGAAACAACGGAAACGCCGGCCCGTACATCGCCTGAATCACGCCCAGCGTCAGGAACGAAGCCAGCCCCGCCGCCAGCACAGGCAGACGGGGCGCAGGATCGGAAGGACTCACCGGGAGAGCTTACACGAGGCGCATCAGGGCGCCCCGGGACCACGCAGCTTACTTGACGATGGCGACCAGCGACACGAGCAGAATGCCCGTCTTGCCCCCCGGATCGAACCGGTACCCGATGCTGGGACCCACCATGGTCGGGAGGGAATCCGTGCGGAAGAACAGGTCCCCGTAGACGTACGTGTAATCGTTCGTCCAGTCGCGCACGGCGCGGCCGCGCACGGCTCCCAGGCCAAAGACGGGGGACGGCCAGCCGCCCGGCAGTCGGTAGGTGACGCTGGCCGTGGACTGCTCATACCGGCTGACTCCGAACTCCGGGATGATCACCTCGCCGGTCACGAACCGCTCGAAGTGCGAGGCGTCCAGCACCAGGCCCGGCAGCGGCGAGACGTTCACGGCGGCGTAGAAGTCCGCGCTGAGCTGACCCAGCCACGGCACGGGGAACAGGTAGTACCGGCCGGTGGCGGCCACATAGGTGTTGAATTTTCCGAAGGTCTGCCCGTACCCCACCGTGGCCTCGGTGCGGGTGTAGGGCGCGGCGAGGTCTCCCTTGAAGGCCAGTCCGGCCGTGTTCAGCACGCGCACCCGGTCGTTCCACAGCGTGAAGGCGTACCCGCCGGAGAAGTCGGAGAGGCCGCCGTCCCGGAGGATCCCGCTGAACTGCATGCCCTTGTAGGGATCGTGGGTGACCTGAAGGGTGGGCACGTTGTAGAACTTTCCGACGGCGAAGGTGGTGTCGTTCGTGCGCAGGCTGACGGCCGCGTCCAGGTAGGTGGGGGCCTTGACCAGCGTCAGGCGGATGTCCAGCGGGGTGGGCAGCGGGAAGTAGCGCACGCCGTAGCCGTCGGTGTTCGAGACGACCGCCTGCAGGGACCCGAAGCGGCTGAAGTAGTCCGGGGGCAGCTGAAACCCGCCTGTGGTCTGGGCGGCGGCGGTGCTGAGGCTGAGAGCGGCGCCCGCGAGCAGGGCCCGGGCGGCATGAAGAAGGCGGGTCATGACCCGCCCATTGTGCCGCACGACGTTGACACAAAGATCACTGGCGCGAATCTTCAGCGTCTGACGTTGACGATGGTGACGCCGTGGCCGCCCTGGTTGGCTTCGGCGTCGTGGAAGGATTCGACGTTCTTGTCGGTTTTGAGGTAGTCGCGCAGGGTGCGGCGCAGGACGCCCATGCCCTTGCCGTGCACGACGCGCAGGGGGCTTTCTTTCATGGCGCGGGCTTCGAGGATGGCGGTGCGGAGTTCTTCCACGGCTTCCTCAACGCCCAGGCCGCGGAGTTGCAGTTCGCTGCTGAAGGTGTTGGGGGTGGTGCCGGCGAAGCTGAAGCCGCTGCGGAGTTTGGGCTGGCCGGGGGCGGGTTTGGGTTCCTGTTTGAGGCGGACGTCGCGGCGTTTCACGCCGACTTTCATGACGCCGAGCTGCACGACGAGGTCGTCGCCGCGCAGTTCGAGGACCTGGCCGCTGGCGTTGTAGGCGGGGACGTCCACGTTGCTGCCGACGCGGATGGGGTCGCCACGGTCCTCGCGGGCCGGGGGGGCGGGGCGGGCTTTCTGCGCGGCGGTGCGCAGTTCGCGGAGTTCCTGCATGACGCGGGGGCGGGCGGTGTCTTCCTGGGCGCGGGCGCGCAGGGTGCGGACGCGTTCGATGGCGTCGGCGTAGAGCGCCTCGGCTTTCTGGGCGGCCTCGGCGAGCATCTCGGTGCGGCGCGTTTCGAGGGTCTCGCGTTCCTGGCGGACGCGGGCGAGTTCGGCCTCGGCACCCTGGCGGGCCTGGGTGGCCGTCTCGAGTTCGCGGGCGAGGTCGCGGCGTTCGCGTTCCAGCCCCTCGAGCATGCGTTCCATGATCCCGGCCTCGGGGCCGAGCAGGTCCTCGCCGCGGGCGAGGACGCCGGCGGGCAGGCCCATGCGGCCGGCGATGGCCAGGGCGTAGCTGCGGCCGGGCTGGCCGACCTGGAGGTGGTAGGTGGGGCTGAGGGTGTCGAGCTGGAAGCCCATGCTGGCGTTTTTCAGGCCGGGGGTTTCCAGCGCGAAGAGTTTCAGGGGGGAGAGGTGGCTGGTGATGATGCCGCGGGCGTCCTGCGTGAGCAGCGTTTCGATGATCGCCTGGGAGAGCGCGGCGCCCTCGTCGGGGTCGGTGCCGCTGCCGAGCTCGTCCACGAGGACAAGGGTGTCGGGGCTGGCGTGGCGCAGGACGTAGCGCAGGTGCTTGAGGTGGGAGGCGAAGGTGCTGAGGCTCGCCTCGATGCTCTGCTCGTCGCCGATGTCCACGAGGACGTCCTGGACGACGGGCAGCTGGGCGCTGGCGGCGGCGACGTACAGCCCGCACTGGTGCATCAGGACGGCCAGCCCGAGGGTCTTGAGGGTGGCGGTCTTGCCGCCCATGTTGGGGCCGGTGATCAGGAGCAGTTTGGTGTCGCCCAGCGCGATGTCGTTGGGGACGGGGTTCTCGATAAGGGGGTGGCGGGCCTCGCGCAGGTCGTACTGGCCGCTGGGGGCCTGTTCGGGGCGGTTGAGGCGCCAGTCGCGGGCGAGGCGGGCCTTGGCGGCGATCAGGTCCAGTTCCCCGACGGTGATCAGGGTCATGGGCACGTCGGCGTCGGCGGCAAACGCTCCGGACAGGTCGGTGAGAATGCGGCGGACCTCGGCTTCCTCGTCGAGGATCAGGCGGGTGAGTTCGTTGTTCAGCTGCGTGACGGCGGCCGGTTCCACGAAGTACGTCTGCCCGGTCGCGGAGGCGTCCACGATGATGCCCTGCACAGTACCGACGCGGCTGGCCTGGACGGGCAGCACGTAGCGGTCGCGGCGGATGGTGACGATGTGCTCCTGCAGGACGTCCGCCCATTTTTCCAGGGTGCTGGCGAGCTTCTCGCGGATGCGGCCGCGCAGCGGCTCGATGCGTTTGCGCAGGTCCCGCAGGCGGGGGCTGGCGTCGTCACGGACCTGCCCTTCGCGGTCCAGGGCGGACAGCACGCGGCGCACGAGCTCGGAGTGGTCGCCGAGGCCCAGGGCAACCTCGCGCAGCGGGCCGCGGGAGTTCGCGCCGATGGCGCGTTTGACGGTCATGGCGCCGTCCAGGGAGTACGCGGCCTGCAGCAGTTCCTGACCGCTGAGCACGCGGCCTTCCTGGGCGCGGGCGTGCAGTTCGCGGATGTCGTGAATGCCGCCCAGGCTGAGGCTCACGCCGAACAGGGCGTCTTCGACCTCGTCCAGTTCCCGCGCGATGCGGCCGGGGTCGTCGCTGGGCTGAAGCGCCCGGGCGCGCTCGGTGCCCAGCGACGTCGCGCTCCGTTCCGCGAGGGCGTCACGGACACGGGGGAAATCCAGGGCATTCAGGGCGCGGGCATCGAACGGCATCTCGGGTACGCAGCATAACAACGTGCCCGGGAGAAAACGTGCGCTGAGTGGCTTACCGGCCTGTGTCCGGCGCGGCGGCATCCGGCCCGGGTGCGACTGGCTGAACATGACGAGACTTCCCATGTGGATTCTGTGTCGCCTGGGCACGAAAGCGGGGGGCCGGCCAGCAGTCCGGCTGGCGCGGGAAACGCCGGCACAGCACGAGGAGGCCGTCATGCCCATGACGGCAGCGACGGCCCTCACGTTTCCCGCGATGGTGCGGCACGCCGGGGCCACCAGCTCTCCGATCCACCGGCCCCGTGCGGCCCGGACCGCGCGCCGTTCTGCGTCCCGGTGCATGGCCTTGACCCGCGCTGCATACCGCGCTATATTTTTCTCTATCAGCGCCCAGGTGGCGCGTTTTTTATTGCCTGTCAGGCACCTTGGCCTGCTTCCGGCCGGGCATGACGGCGGGGCGCTGCTCTTATACTCCCGCCATGCATTCCCCCCCTTTCTCCGCGCTGGCAGCTGTGTACGACGCGATCATGGCGGACGTGGAGTACGACCACTGGGCGGATTTCGTGCTGTCGTACGCGCGGGACGGCGGGCTCACGCCGGGAGCGGCGCTGGACCTGGCGTGCGGCACGGGCGGGTTCACGCGTGAACTTGTCGCGGCCGGGCTGGACGTGACCGGCCTGGATTTCAGCGAGGAGATGCTGCGCGAGGCGCGGGTCCGGACGCCGGGCGTGACGTTCGTGCGCGGCGACCTGCGGACCTTCACGCTGGAGCGGGCCTTTGATCTGGTCACGTGCGTGTTCGACAGCCTGAACAACCTGCTCACCCCGGAGGACCTGGGGGCGGCGCTCGCGCGGGCGCACGCGCACCTGCGCCCCGGGGGCCTGTTCGCGTTCGACGTGAACACGCGCGTGGGCGTGCGGGAACTGTGGGAGGGGGACGCCATCGAGGGCCTGGCGCCGCTGCAGGGCGGCGGGGAGGTGCACTACCACTGGTCGCATCACTTCGACCCGGACGCCGAGGTGGGCGTGGTGCAGGCCTTCTGCCGGGTGGGGGACCAGGAGTTCGTGGAGACGCACCGCGAGCGCGGCTACGACCCGGCTGAACTGCGGCCCCTGCTGGAGGGCGCGGGGTTCACGCGTTTCGAGATCGTGGAGTACCCGGATTACGCAGACCCGGCGCCGGACGTGCCGCGCGTGTGGGTGTTCGCGTGGCGGGAGGCGGGTCAGTGACCGGGGCGGGCCCGGCGCTGCCGGTGCTGGGCGCGGGCGGCTGGGGTACGGCCCTGGCGGTGAGTGCCGCGCGGGGCGGGCAGGCGGTGAGGTTGTGGGCGCGGCGGCCGGAGTTCGCGGCGCGGCTCTCCCGCGAGCGGGTGAACGCCGAGTACCTGCCGGGCGTGGCCCTGCCGGATGACGTGGAGGTCACGGCGGATCTGGGCGCGGCGGTGGCCGGGGCGGAGTTCGCGCTGGTGGTCGTGCCGAGCGTGGGCGTGCCGGACCTGCTGGCGGACCTGCCGCGGGACCTGGGCGTGGTGCTGTGCGCCAAGGGCCTCGCGCCGGACGGTGAGCGCCTGACGGACCTGGCCCACGAGCTGGGCTTCACGCGGGTGGCGGTCCTGAGCGGCCCGAACCACGCCGAGGAGGTCGGGCGGGGCCTGCCGGCCGCGACGGT from Deinococcus ficus includes:
- a CDS encoding ROK family transcriptional regulator, producing the protein MSPQSTLPVTLDLAAIRARHTLLLLRQLWEGDRARVDISRELGLSRSAISSIVTELLGVGLVQEGDTRGSGRAGRRATLLSLNARAATLLAVDLGATHVRVDALDLRCRTLATRSVPHDILSGPAPTYDLIGTLAREVLADAGVPQAHVALAGVGVPGPVDQETGRVVRPPNMRGWDGEPIQQALEARLGVAVLVDNDANLGAQAEARFGPHRGVPDLIYVKAATGIGAGVLLGGRLHRGVRGGAGEIGHISINEQGPVGRSGNPGSLESYAAAQVLVARAEDLRAGGQATTLPAPVTLPALVQHAATDPLARGIWQGAGHHLGVAISTALNLFNPAVVVIGGRLADAGDVFLHAVRDSALSRTMQINADRTRIDLSTLGESAGVLGAGAMMLDRLYTPQGLPHLYAISRLVLSPGSRAPPAPLPAPPRRPPFPEDLLSPAGGPP
- the lysS gene encoding lysine--tRNA ligase, with protein sequence MPDDAPTAPRPEGLHEQTVSRLNNLDAQVAAGFEAHPYTYARTHHARDILAGHPAGAEGKLEPGLSWPEETYALAGRVTLMRHMGKAAFADLTDEFGKMQLFFSRADTEAFDTTKKIDLGDIIGVRGFPFVTKTGQLTLHVTSWQPLVKSLHPLPSKFHGLQDEELRARRRYLDLMVTEGAREKFQARSRILRFIRNELDARGFMEVEGPTLQVTAGGAEAKPFMTHHNALNHDFKLRISLELYLKRLLVGGFEKVYEIGRVYRNEGIDRTHNPEFTMLELYWAYVDYADIARLVEELLSGLAMEVHGSYTFEYQGCALDFTPPFARVDYLGGLREHVPGLDFDPLDLDRLKAFCDERYPQWHGVPAYKLLDKLFGEHVEPLLTNPTFVMDHPAVISPLAKKHRTRTEAVTERFEVFCQGFELANAFSELNDAFDQRARFEAQSARQAAGDDEAHPQDEDFLLALEYGMPPAGGLGIGIDRLAMLLTDSDSIRDVLLFPLLRPEGSGPEEKVEDSEG
- a CDS encoding GreA/GreB family elongation factor, translated to MTQPIRQVKLTREGFERLQKTLEQEQQRLAEATRILQEQMETSADTEDTGLEDAKREKMAIEARIDELEDTLARATILEDHEGGNGGRVELGTIVVLSNETAKNEMKVQVVSAPEAAVLGGSLPRISEDSPVGKELMGRKKGEAFVVNLDNGKQVKYKVKSIEG
- a CDS encoding MFS transporter; this encodes MSPSDPAPRLPVLAAGLASFLTLGVIQAMYGPAFPLFQERFGVDTAGVGVIASAHFLGSASAPPLVGVLLAWVSLRRIVVAGLVLLALGVTGVALAPSWPLAVACALLGGFGLGNVSAGLNSAYGSLGTRHANLVNACFGLGSMLAPLLVAGLGRTAALPVAALPFLAVAVLGAAALVVIRVWNVPAIQARPEVEAQRPSVGLFALFAALLFMYVFLEVGYGAWAARYLEALGVGGAALIVSGYWLAMTAGRLLAGVVGGRWQPGTLVLGSAGLALGFTALLFVKPLAALACLGAGLALAPVFGTTLAWMTASLPVRWVPPLLVAGSVGGAAAPWLVGQLVARFGAGAVPVAFLGGAAALLGLALLTRAWTRPAQPA
- a CDS encoding endonuclease MutS2, producing the protein MPFDARALNALDFPRVRDALAERSATSLGTERARALQPSDDPGRIARELDEVEDALFGVSLSLGGIHDIRELHARAQEGRVLSGQELLQAAYSLDGAMTVKRAIGANSRGPLREVALGLGDHSELVRRVLSALDREGQVRDDASPRLRDLRKRIEPLRGRIREKLASTLEKWADVLQEHIVTIRRDRYVLPVQASRVGTVQGIIVDASATGQTYFVEPAAVTQLNNELTRLILDEEAEVRRILTDLSGAFAADADVPMTLITVGELDLIAAKARLARDWRLNRPEQAPSGQYDLREARHPLIENPVPNDIALGDTKLLLITGPNMGGKTATLKTLGLAVLMHQCGLYVAAASAQLPVVQDVLVDIGDEQSIEASLSTFASHLKHLRYVLRHASPDTLVLVDELGSGTDPDEGAALSQAIIETLLTQDARGIITSHLSPLKLFALETPGLKNASMGFQLDTLSPTYHLQVGQPGRSYALAIAGRMGLPAGVLARGEDLLGPEAGIMERMLEGLERERRDLARELETATQARQGAEAELARVRQERETLETRRTEMLAEAAQKAEALYADAIERVRTLRARAQEDTARPRVMQELRELRTAAQKARPAPPAREDRGDPIRVGSNVDVPAYNASGQVLELRGDDLVVQLGVMKVGVKRRDVRLKQEPKPAPGQPKLRSGFSFAGTTPNTFSSELQLRGLGVEEAVEELRTAILEARAMKESPLRVVHGKGMGVLRRTLRDYLKTDKNVESFHDAEANQGGHGVTIVNVRR
- a CDS encoding class I SAM-dependent DNA methyltransferase, with the protein product MHSPPFSALAAVYDAIMADVEYDHWADFVLSYARDGGLTPGAALDLACGTGGFTRELVAAGLDVTGLDFSEEMLREARVRTPGVTFVRGDLRTFTLERAFDLVTCVFDSLNNLLTPEDLGAALARAHAHLRPGGLFAFDVNTRVGVRELWEGDAIEGLAPLQGGGEVHYHWSHHFDPDAEVGVVQAFCRVGDQEFVETHRERGYDPAELRPLLEGAGFTRFEIVEYPDYADPAPDVPRVWVFAWREAGQ